The following are encoded together in the uncultured Sphaerochaeta sp. genome:
- the garR gene encoding 2-hydroxy-3-oxopropionate reductase — MKIGFIGLGIMGKPMAKNLLKAGHEVVCFDLNKASVKDVVASGAKEAASAAEVAAQVPLVITMLPNSPHVKSVVLGEQGVLEGAKAGLKLVDMSSIAPLASQEVEKACALKGVRMLDAPVSGGEPKAVDGTLAIMVGGEKELFEELKEILLVMGASAVHCGPIGAGNTTKLANQIIVALNIAAVSEAFTMVKKAGVDPHLVFDAIKGGLAGSTVMNAKAPMMMDSNFKPGFKIDLHIKDLANAMDTGHGVGSPLPLTAYVREMMETLHADGFGGDDHSALARYYAKVSGTKIGE, encoded by the coding sequence ATGAAGATTGGATTTATCGGACTGGGGATCATGGGCAAGCCCATGGCCAAGAACCTGCTGAAGGCAGGGCATGAGGTGGTGTGTTTCGACCTGAACAAGGCAAGTGTTAAGGATGTTGTTGCATCCGGTGCGAAGGAAGCAGCCTCGGCTGCCGAAGTGGCAGCTCAGGTGCCGCTGGTGATCACGATGCTGCCCAACAGCCCGCACGTGAAGAGCGTGGTGCTGGGAGAGCAGGGAGTGCTTGAGGGGGCGAAGGCCGGCCTGAAGCTGGTGGACATGAGCTCGATCGCGCCTCTGGCAAGCCAGGAAGTGGAGAAGGCCTGCGCATTGAAGGGCGTGAGGATGCTGGACGCCCCGGTCTCCGGGGGGGAGCCCAAGGCTGTAGATGGGACCCTGGCGATCATGGTCGGCGGGGAGAAGGAGCTGTTCGAGGAACTGAAGGAGATCCTGCTGGTCATGGGGGCGAGTGCGGTGCACTGCGGGCCGATCGGTGCGGGGAACACGACCAAGCTTGCGAACCAGATCATCGTGGCGCTGAACATAGCGGCGGTCAGTGAGGCCTTTACCATGGTGAAGAAGGCCGGTGTGGACCCGCACCTGGTATTCGATGCCATCAAGGGGGGACTGGCCGGCTCGACGGTGATGAACGCGAAGGCGCCGATGATGATGGACTCGAATTTCAAGCCTGGGTTCAAGATCGACCTGCACATCAAGGACCTTGCCAATGCGATGGACACGGGCCACGGGGTGGGATCGCCCCTGCCGTTGACCGCCTATGTGAGGGAGATGATGGAGACGCTGCACGCCGATGGGTTCGGGGGCGACGACCACAGTGCGCTGGCCCGCTACTACGCGAAGGTGAGCGGTACGAAGATCGGCGAGTGA
- a CDS encoding RraA family protein has protein sequence MSYLSKEQIEELRQFDTPTVSNAIEKFKLRSKIEGFTSPKIKAIYPDRKPVVGYACTAKISARYPGTKENEETLYQYYQSLLDCPSVPISVIQDIDEEPVGSFWGEVQTTVHKALGCMAVVTNGGVRDLDEAYELGFTYHASCVLVSHGYIHMEMTGTPVEVGGLLVNPGDLIHADKHGAIVIPAEIADQLADACRQMQRAEGPVLDGCKTVKDGELEIAQLKLWRKEMATLRNA, from the coding sequence ATGAGCTATTTATCAAAGGAACAGATTGAGGAACTCCGGCAATTTGACACTCCGACAGTCAGTAATGCAATAGAGAAGTTCAAGCTAAGAAGTAAAATTGAAGGGTTCACATCCCCCAAGATCAAAGCTATCTATCCTGACAGGAAGCCCGTGGTAGGCTACGCCTGTACTGCCAAGATCAGTGCACGGTATCCCGGGACCAAGGAAAATGAAGAAACCCTTTATCAGTATTATCAATCCCTTCTTGACTGTCCCTCAGTCCCTATCTCTGTCATTCAGGATATTGATGAGGAGCCGGTTGGCTCTTTCTGGGGAGAGGTGCAGACTACGGTCCATAAGGCTCTTGGATGCATGGCTGTTGTTACCAATGGTGGGGTACGGGATCTGGATGAAGCCTACGAACTCGGCTTTACCTATCATGCTTCCTGCGTACTGGTCTCCCATGGGTATATTCACATGGAAATGACAGGTACCCCTGTAGAAGTAGGTGGATTATTGGTAAACCCAGGCGATCTGATTCATGCAGACAAGCATGGAGCAATTGTTATCCCTGCGGAAATCGCCGACCAGCTTGCGGACGCATGCAGACAGATGCAGCGTGCTGAGGGCCCTGTACTTGATGGTTGTAAGACCGTGAAGGATGGGGAGTTGGAAATTGCGCAGTTGAAGCTCTGGAGAAAAGAGATGGCTACGCTGAGAAATGCGTAA